GCTCCTTTATAAATGTAAAATAAAGGCAGTAAATAAATAAGTGCATTTAAGGAATAAGATAATATCCAAAATGCAAGGTAACGAAGGCTATATAAACGATGATATAACAAGGTGTAACCTATTAATATAGCTTCAGTAACTGAAAGCGCAGGAGGAAGCCAAGCAAATGAAAAGTCTTGCCAAATAATTGGAATGATAATTTGAGATATGATGGTTGAAATCATGAAAATAACAATTCCGAAGAGTAAATAAATGGATTTTTCTTTATTTAATCGAATTGTACTTTTTCTTAGTTTGAAAAAATTATAAAAAATTAATCCAATGAAAAGAAATGCATTGATAAAAAAGAAAGAAGCAAAGGGGCCAAAGTGAATAGTGAAAATGCCTTTCTCTACGATGGTCACTCCTGTAACTGTTTGGTTTGGAATTGTATTTATCGTGATTGCAAAGATAGTTTCAGCATAAAATAAAATGATTTGCCACGTTGCCATCTTTTTGTTCTTTCTTGTTGATGAGAGGCGACATGAGAACAAAAATGCAAATGCAAAGGCAAAATAAGAGGCTAAGTTAGCAAGAATAGCCATCGTCGTGGCAACTCGTTCACTAAAATGAAGTAAAAGATTTGATTGGAAATAGTAATTTATTAGAACCCAAAAAACGATGAATATAGAATACCCTATATATGGATAGTAAATTTTAGGATCAACTTTCATCCGCTCTTTGAATAAAGAACGGATGAAAAAGGCTACCCATAATAAAATGAATACAGCGATAAATAGCAGTAATTTATCTTTTGGGAAGCCAATTAGCATTTATAAAACACTCATCTTTTGTTTAATTCCTTTCTTTTTCTAATGATATTAACATTGTAGGATTTGAAATTACATTGATCAAAAGCATGACTTGCATTATTTGTTAAGCAAATACCTTTATAAGTGACTAAGCCAGTATGATTAATATCTTGAGAACTTGTAAATAAAAAAGGGGGCTTAGAATCGTTGACAGAATTCATTGCCTGATAAAAAAGCACCATTGCAGGTTGCTCTATGATGGAGAAAATCATATCACGTCCTGTATCGTATAGTGCATTAGCTAACCCTTTTTGTGCTAAGTACATATGATAGTTAATTTTTGATGTTTGACCACTAATAGTGAAACGAATTACACCACAAATACTTGTTTTGTCTTCTATTGAATGAAACATAGCATTTTCTAGTTCAGAAACGGAGACTAAAGATAGGTGCTTTTGAGTTGACGTTAATAGGGAGTCAAGTTTTGGAAAGTAGCTCGATATTGTATTAAACGAGTTTTCATTTACCCATTTATTACTTTGGAAAAAGTCATCAAAAAATAACCAGTCGTCTTTTTTTTTGTAAGACTCGATCAATGCTGAAGAGATAAGCATTGGAGCATGTGTATGATCCTCATATTGGTACAAAATAAAATGTTCTCCTTGCGATGAAAGTGCTAAGTGATTGAGCATCTCGTACCACTTGTGTTCTTTAATGAACGTTACAATGTTAATGAGAACAATGGCATCCGAAAGAAGAAGTGGGACGTCACTGTATTCAGTTTGGAAATAACGCTGTTCTAGCGCAATATCAGAAACCAACTCGTAATGGTAATTCTCATTTATTGTATTTTTATGACTTGATTGATTCGTGGACACTAATTTTTTGTGTAAAGAGTGAGTTGAATGATGAATTATTTTGAATATTTCATATTCAGTTCTGCAGATAAGTAGGCAACCAAAAACCTTCATTGCTAATTGTTCGATAATAAAATAACTCTCAGGAAGAGAGGCACAAGGTTGTTTTCCTATAATTTCTGTTGCTTGTAGTGTATTGAAATTATGACCCAAGTTGCCAATATCAGTATGATGAAGGCGAGATAAAATAGTTGCTTCTCTTGTTGAAATTAAATGTTGTAGCAGATTGTAATTTTGAGTTCGGTGGCAATATTCATGAAGTTCTTTTATAAACTCATGTTGCAGGTTTTTTTTCGGTTCCTTCACTTTCAGTTAGAGAATCGAAAGTTGATAATAAGTGTTTTAAGTTATTCATAGTAAATCCTTAATGATAGATAAGTTATTAAAAACACTGAGAAATAAGAGAATCTCAGTGATTTCAGTATAGCTAAATAAGTCAAAGGGTTTACGTGGTCGTTGCTCGCTTTTAAATAGAAATTAATATTTATTTTTTCTTAAATACTTACCGATTAGTGTCTCCTTATTGTATACTCGGCTTCCATAGAATTTTATAGTGATTGAGGGATAGAGTGATTTTCACTTAGGCCCTTGATTAACAAGAAAATAATTGACGCCTGTGAAGGCGACATAAGGTAAAAAATGAGCGAAAAATTACAGAAAGTATTAGCACGAGCTGGTCTTGGTTCTCGTCGTGAGTTAGAAACGATGATTCAAGCTGGTCGAGTTAGTATTGATGGTCAGAAAGCAAAATTAGGCGATCGCCTAGAAAACGTTGATGCAAGAATCCGCATCGATGGCCATGTAGTATCAGTAAAAGAATCTACTGATGTGATCTGTCGAGTGCTTGCTTACCACAAGCCTGAAGGCGAATTATGTACACGTCATGATCCAGAAGGTCGTCGTACTGTTTTTGACCGTTTACCAAAAATTAAAGATTCTCGTTGGGTATCTGTTGGTCGTCTGGATGCCAACACTGCGGGTCTATTGTTGTTTACAACAGATGGTGAACTTGCAAACCGTCTAATGCACCCAAGCCGCAAAGTTGAACGTGAATATATGTGTCGTATATTCGGTGACATTAACGACAAAATGGTTAAAAACCTAGTTACTGGTGTAAAACTAGAAGATGGTGAAGCTCGTTTTGAAGATGTAATGTACGCCGGTGGCGAAGGCATGAACCACACTTTCTATGTTGTGATTAATGAAGGTCGTAACCGTGAAGTTCGTCGTTTATGGGATTCACAAGGCGTAACAGTAAGTCGTCTAAAACGTGTACGTTACGGTGATATTTTCCTAGAGAAAGCATTACCACGTGGCGGTTGGATGGAACTTGAGCTTAAAGAAGTAAACTACTTGCGTGATATGGTTGAATTACCACACGAAAAAGAAAGTTTATTAGATGTAGATAAAGAATCACGTAAGCGTGCTAAATCTAAATCTCAAAAGATCCGCCGTGCAGTTAAGCGTCATGATGAGCGTACAACGGAAGATCGTAATACCGCTGGTGGTCGTCGTGGTCGTAATAATAAAAAACCAGTCGGTGGTTCATTGCCAACAGCGAAGAAACCGACAAGCATTGAAAGTGCAAAACCTGCCGGTAAAGGCAAGCCAAAGGGCAAACCTTCAGCTAATGGTGCAAAACCGATCAGAACTAAGTTTTCACCAAATGGTAAAGCACCAAAATCAGCACCAAGACAGCGTTAATTAACGCTTTCTCGATGAATTAAAAAAAGGGTTGAAGCCACATGGTTTCAGCCCTTTTTACTGTCTGGTGTAATCTATTATTGTTAGTACATCACACCAACTGATTATTTTGGTTGTGCATCAATGCACTGACCATTAACCGTAATACTTTCAGGAGCCATTAAGTAAACGTACAAAGGCATTAAGTCCTCTGGTGTTTTAAGTAAGCTAATGTCTTCAGCAGGAAAAGCTTGAGCACGCATACGGGTGTGCGTACCACCTGGATTTATAGCGTTCACTTTTACGTGAGTGCCTTCCATTTCATGCGCTAGTGTCTGCATCATTCCTTCAGTCGCAAATTTAGAGATAGCGTAAGCTCCCCAAAAAGCACGGCCTTGATGTCCGACCGTTGACGTCGTGAAGATAATGCGAGAGTCGTCTGATTTTTGTAAGACAGGCAGTAAAGCTTGAGTCATTAAGAATTGCGCTTTTACATTAATCTGCATTACTTCATCAAAAATAGATTCTTCAAATTGTTCGAAAGGACTAAGAATACCTAATAGACCAGCGTTATGAAGCAGTCCATCAAGTTTGCCAAATTGACTTTGAATGGTCTCTGCCATATCAATATAATGCTGTTTTTTTGCGCCTTTTAGATCCAGAGGAATAATGGCGGGGGTAGGGTAGCCAGCGGTTTCAATTTCATCATAAACGGCTTCTAATTTAGCGACAGTTCTGCCTAATAAAATAACCGTAGCGCCGTGTTTTGCGTAACTTAATGCAGCTTGTTTACCAATACCATCTCCTGCACCAGTAACGAGAATTGTTTTATTTTTTAGTGCATTAGCTGAAACGTGATAGTTCACTTTGTCATCCTTGTATCTGAACGTTCATCTTGATGATCTTTATTACGTAAGCATCGCAATAAATTGATATAAAATGCGCGTTTAGTGCGATTTATTATCAATAAGATGAATTAACTTAGGGTTAAGTTAGGTACAATACACGAAACATAGTTAAGAGGGTATTACATTGGAATTTTTGTTTGATTACGGTCTCTTTTTAGCAAAGATAGCAACAGTGGTTGTTTCTATTATTGCCATCTTGGTGGCAGCTAAAGCCGTTAGTGGAAAATCGACTGGCGCAAAAGGTGAACTAGAAGTCACTAATCTGACTGAGCAATATAAAGAGACGGTGGCCGATTTAGAATATCATTTGTTTGATGACGCAGAATTAAAAGCGCGTGATAAAGCAGAAAAAAAAGCGGATAAAGAAGCCGAGAAAGCAAAACAGAAAGAAATAAAACAAGCCGCTAAAGCGGGAACATTAGAGCTTAAGCGTGATGCTCGTTTATTTGTTTTAGATTTTAAAGGCAGCATCGATGCAAAAGAAGTTGCGGGCCTTCGTGAAGAAGTGTCAGCAATTTTAGCGATTGCCGTAGAAGGGGATGAAGTGCTTCTTCGTCTTGAAAGTGGTGGGGGGATGGTTCATGGTTATGGCCTTGCTTCATCACAATTAGATCGTCTACGTGATGCGAATATTACGCTGACTATTTCAGTGGATAAAGTTGCCGCTTCAGGCGGTTATATGATGGCGTGTATCGGTGAGAAAATCATTGCTGCACCGTTCGCGATTGTGGGTTCTATTGGGGTTGTGGCGCAATTGCCTAACTTTAGTAAGTTGTTGAAAAGAAATGATATTGAATTTGAACAACTGACCGCAGGTGAATACAAACGTACGTTAACTATGTTTGGTGAAAACAGCGATAAAGCACGTGAGAAGTTTCAATTGGAGTTGGAAGAAACACACGTGTTATTTAAAGACTTCATTCATGAACATCGTGCCGATCTTGATCTTGAAAAAGTGGCGACTGGTGAGCATTGGTTTGGAAAGCAAGCGCTAGAGTTAGGTCTCATTGATGCGATACAAACATCTGATGATTATGTAACTCAAGCATGTAAAGATCGTGAAGTATTAGCGATTCATTATGTGCAGAAGAAAAAGTTGGGTGCAAAAATTGCGGGCATCGCAGGGCAGTCAGCTGAAAATGTCTTCATGCGAATGATTAATATTGGTCAACGACCGATTGTTTAAATTTTTAAGCGGTAGTAATTAACGAAAAAAGGCTGAATCATTCAGCCTTTTTTATTGCCAAATTTATCGACATTATTTAATGGTAAATTCTTTTGATAATTGGTGAGCTAAATATTTAAACATATTAAAAACAGCGGTGGTTTTTTCTGTTGGTAAGCCTTGGTCTGATAAAAAATACTCGCCTTTAAATACGAGTACTTCTTCTTTTTCTTCAACGCCAGTTGCACGCATACCTTCGAGGTAATTTTCGTGATCTTGAATGATTTGATTGGCGATTAACAGTAAATCAGCCTCAGAAATGGATTTTTTCACGCTCATAAGTCACTCATTATTAATGATATAAAAGAGGGATTTTAAGCTGAATTTACCGAAATCACAATTGATGTACATCATCGTAGATAAAATTAAAAAGAGTGAGGAAATCGAACTTTATTGTGAGCAACCGCAAGGTATTGGACCAATATTTTTGAGCTATTTGTCAGTAAATGCTAATAGGTGCGCAGCGTTATGATTGTATATATTGAGCAAAGTAATTGTCCATTACATTCCTTTAACAACTGTCCAAAGTGCGAGCGGTTAACATCAATTGTAAAAAAAGTGGTTGACGTGATGGCATACACCCTCAATAGTAATATATAGATAAAATCTCAATTTATAGCTGTGGATAATATTATTTTCGACAGTTTTGTATTTCAGCACGAGGGCGTTAGTGAGACATTATGGGTAAATCTCTAGTTATCGTGGAGTCACCAGCCAAAGCTAAAACTATTAACAAATACCTTGGCAAAGACTTCATCGTAAAATCCAGTGTAGGTCACGTTCGTGATTTGCCTATGGGTTCGACAAGCACCGGAAAGAAAACGGCGGCAGCGTCAACCAAAGGTATGAGTGTTGAAGATAAAGCACGCATTAAGAAAGAAAGAGACAAGAAGAATCTGATCAATAAAATGGGGATTGACCCATATAACGATTGGGCGGCGAATTACCAAATTCTTCCTGGCAAAGAAAAAGTCGTAGCAGAATTACAAAAACTGGCTGAAAATGCAGACACTATCTATCTCGCAACCGATTTAGACCGTGAAGGGGAAGCTATTGCGTGGCACCTTCGCGAGATCATCGGTGGTGATGATTCACGCTATAAACGAGTAGTTTTTAACGAAATTACAAAAAATGCGATTCAACAAGCGTTTGAAACTCCAGGCGAACTAAGTATGCCAGGGGTTAACGCACAGCAAGCACGTCGTTTCTTAGATCGTGTTGTAGGCTTCATGGCTTCTCCGCTATTGTGGAAAAAAGTGGCTCGTGGTTTGTCTGCGGGTCGTGTTCAATCCGTTGCCGTGAAAGTTTTGGTTGAGCGTGAGCGTGAAATCAATGCCTTTATTCCTGAAGAGTTCTGGGATATTCATGCAGATACACTGACGTCTGGAAAAGAAAATTTCCGTCTGCAAGTTGCACAGCGTAATGGTTCGGTATTTAAACCACTGAATCAAGCGGATACAGAATCAGCGGTAAGTATTCTTGAAAAAGCGGAATACGAAGTTTGTAAACGTGAAGACCGCCCAACGAAAAGTAAGCCATCGGCACCTTATATCACGTCAACACTGCAACAAGCAGCAAGTACACGCTTAGGTTACGGTGTGAAAAAGACCATGATGCTAGCTCAGCGCCTCTATGAGGGCGGTTACATCACTTATATGCGTACTGACTCAACTAACTTAAGTAAAGAAGCTGTAGAGACGTTACGTGAGTTTATTGGTTCTGAGTATGGCGAGAGCTATTTACCGGCTGCTCCAATTATTTATGGAAGCAAAGAAGGCGCACAAGAAGCTCACGAAGCGATTCGCCCTTCAAGTGTGGATGTGAAAGTAGATGACCTGCAAGGTATGGAAGCCGACGCTCATAAACTTTACAACCTAATTTGGAATCAATTTGTGTCATGTCAAATGACGCCAGCACAATATGATTCAACCACATTGAGCGTAAAAGCCGATGAATTCACCTTAAAAGCGAAAGGTCGTATCCTTAAGTTTGATGGTTGGACTCGCGTGCAACGTCCAATGGGTAAAAATGAAGATCAATTGCTTCCTGCCGTTCAACTTGGCGATAAGCTAAAACTAGAACAGCTTGATCCGAAACAACACTTTACTAAGCCACCAGCGCGTTTCACAGAAGCCGCATTGGTTAAAGAACTTGAGAAAAAAGGCATTGGTCGTCCATCGACTTACGCATCAATCATCTCAACGATTCAAGACCGTGGCTACGTTCGTGTTGAAAGCCGTCGTTTCTATGCAGAAAAAATGGGCGAAATTGTTACTGACCGTCTAAATCAATCGTTTGATGATTTGATGGATTACGATTTTACTGCTCGTATGGAAGGCAATTTGGATAAGATTGCTGAAGGCAGCAAAGATTGGAAAGAAGTGCTAAATGCGTTCTTCCAAGACTTCACTGACGATATAGCAAAAGCTGAGCTTGATGAATCAGAAGGCGGCATGTCACCAAATAATATCGTAGAAACTGATATTAAATGTCCGACGTGTGACCGTAACATGGGTATTCGTACTGCATCAACTGGGGTATTCCTTGGTTGTTCAGGTTACGCATTACCGCCAAAAGAGCGCTGTAAGAAAACGATTAACTTAGGTAATGAAGAGGGCATTATTAATGTTCTTGAAGAAGACGTAGAAACGGCCGCATTACGAGCCAAAAAACGTTGTCCTAAGTGTGAAACAGCAATGGATCCTTACCTAATCGATCAAGATCGTAAACTGCATGTTTGTGGTAATAACCCGAACTGTGATGGTTATATTGTTGAGAAAGGTGAGTTCCAACTTAAAGGCTATGATGGACCCATTGTTGAGTGTGACAAATGTGGTTCTGATATGGAACTTAAGAACGGTCGCTTTGGTAAATACATGGATTGTACGAGTGAGACGTGTAAAAACACACGTAAGATCCTAAGAAATGGCGATGTTGCGCCACCAAAAGAAGATCCAGTACACCTTCCTGAATTGGAATGTGAAAAATCTGATGCGTACTTTGTGTTGCGTGATGGTGCATCTGGGTTATTCTTAGCGGCAAGTACCTTCCCTAAATCGCGTGAAACACGAGCGCCATTAGTGGAAGAGTTAGTTCGCTTTAAAGATCGTTTATCGCCTAAGTTTGTGTACTTAACGGAAGCGCCAACGCACGATCCAGACGGTAAACCAGCCGTAATTCGTTTTAGCCGTAAGACTAAAGAAAATTACGTTCGTACTGAAACTGATGGTAAGCCATCAGGTTGGACGGCGTTATATCTTGATGGGAAATGGGCTGTTACCGATAAGCGTAAAAAGCCAAAAGCTGAGAAAGAGTCTTAATAATTAAAGACATTATAATCAGAAATAAATAGATGAGAGCGGCAGAAATGCGGCTCTTTTTTATGATACCACTGTCACAAAATTTCATATTTATTCTTATTTCGAAATAATGATTGATCTAGCACGTCATACGGAACGCTCGCTCAAGTAGATAATAATAGTCATCACCATTTATTGTTCTATGGAAGTCGGTAGTGTTATGCGTCAATACATGAAGTATTTAATCCCAACAATTATCCCCCTTATCATCCTTTTGATGCCATTGTCTGCTTTTCCTTTTGAAGGCATGACAGTTATTCAGCAACGGGTGATCGCTATTTTCTTACTCGCTGCATTATGTTGGGTATTTGAACCAATCCCTATTTATGCCACTTCCGTTGTGATCATTGTTTTAGAACTGTTAATGGTATCGGATAAAGGCCTTTTCATATTCAAATTGAATCAAGATGCGCCACAATTTGGCGAGCTTCTTAATTACACCGACATCATGGCCACGTTTGCTAGTCCAATTATCATGTTGTTTTTAGGTGGATTTTTTCTGGCAATGGCCGCTACGAAATACCGTTTAGATGTTAACTTAGCCAGAGTATTGTTGAAGCCGTTTGGGAAAGACCCAAAGTTTGTCATGCTTGGACTAATGTTGATTACCGGTATTTTCTCCATGTTCATGTCTAACACGGCAACTACCGCAATGATGTTATCTATCTTAACGCCTGTCATTGCTGTATTTGGACCTAAAGACCCAGGTCGTATCGCTTTTGCATTATGTATTCCAATTGCGGCGAATATTGGTGGTATTGG
The Aliivibrio salmonicida LFI1238 genome window above contains:
- a CDS encoding acyl-homoserine-lactone synthase codes for the protein MKEPKKNLQHEFIKELHEYCHRTQNYNLLQHLISTREATILSRLHHTDIGNLGHNFNTLQATEIIGKQPCASLPESYFIIEQLAMKVFGCLLICRTEYEIFKIIHHSTHSLHKKLVSTNQSSHKNTINENYHYELVSDIALEQRYFQTEYSDVPLLLSDAIVLINIVTFIKEHKWYEMLNHLALSSQGEHFILYQYEDHTHAPMLISSALIESYKKKDDWLFFDDFFQSNKWVNENSFNTISSYFPKLDSLLTSTQKHLSLVSVSELENAMFHSIEDKTSICGVIRFTISGQTSKINYHMYLAQKGLANALYDTGRDMIFSIIEQPAMVLFYQAMNSVNDSKPPFLFTSSQDINHTGLVTYKGICLTNNASHAFDQCNFKSYNVNIIRKRKELNKR
- the rluB gene encoding 23S rRNA pseudouridine(2605) synthase RluB, producing MSEKLQKVLARAGLGSRRELETMIQAGRVSIDGQKAKLGDRLENVDARIRIDGHVVSVKESTDVICRVLAYHKPEGELCTRHDPEGRRTVFDRLPKIKDSRWVSVGRLDANTAGLLLFTTDGELANRLMHPSRKVEREYMCRIFGDINDKMVKNLVTGVKLEDGEARFEDVMYAGGEGMNHTFYVVINEGRNREVRRLWDSQGVTVSRLKRVRYGDIFLEKALPRGGWMELELKEVNYLRDMVELPHEKESLLDVDKESRKRAKSKSQKIRRAVKRHDERTTEDRNTAGGRRGRNNKKPVGGSLPTAKKPTSIESAKPAGKGKPKGKPSANGAKPIRTKFSPNGKAPKSAPRQR
- a CDS encoding YciK family oxidoreductase encodes the protein MNYHVSANALKNKTILVTGAGDGIGKQAALSYAKHGATVILLGRTVAKLEAVYDEIETAGYPTPAIIPLDLKGAKKQHYIDMAETIQSQFGKLDGLLHNAGLLGILSPFEQFEESIFDEVMQINVKAQFLMTQALLPVLQKSDDSRIIFTTSTVGHQGRAFWGAYAISKFATEGMMQTLAHEMEGTHVKVNAINPGGTHTRMRAQAFPAEDISLLKTPEDLMPLYVYLMAPESITVNGQCIDAQPK
- the sohB gene encoding protease SohB; translated protein: MEFLFDYGLFLAKIATVVVSIIAILVAAKAVSGKSTGAKGELEVTNLTEQYKETVADLEYHLFDDAELKARDKAEKKADKEAEKAKQKEIKQAAKAGTLELKRDARLFVLDFKGSIDAKEVAGLREEVSAILAIAVEGDEVLLRLESGGGMVHGYGLASSQLDRLRDANITLTISVDKVAASGGYMMACIGEKIIAAPFAIVGSIGVVAQLPNFSKLLKRNDIEFEQLTAGEYKRTLTMFGENSDKAREKFQLELEETHVLFKDFIHEHRADLDLEKVATGEHWFGKQALELGLIDAIQTSDDYVTQACKDREVLAIHYVQKKKLGAKIAGIAGQSAENVFMRMINIGQRPIV
- a CDS encoding YciN family protein, producing MSVKKSISEADLLLIANQIIQDHENYLEGMRATGVEEKEEVLVFKGEYFLSDQGLPTEKTTAVFNMFKYLAHQLSKEFTIK
- the topA gene encoding type I DNA topoisomerase, with translation MGKSLVIVESPAKAKTINKYLGKDFIVKSSVGHVRDLPMGSTSTGKKTAAASTKGMSVEDKARIKKERDKKNLINKMGIDPYNDWAANYQILPGKEKVVAELQKLAENADTIYLATDLDREGEAIAWHLREIIGGDDSRYKRVVFNEITKNAIQQAFETPGELSMPGVNAQQARRFLDRVVGFMASPLLWKKVARGLSAGRVQSVAVKVLVEREREINAFIPEEFWDIHADTLTSGKENFRLQVAQRNGSVFKPLNQADTESAVSILEKAEYEVCKREDRPTKSKPSAPYITSTLQQAASTRLGYGVKKTMMLAQRLYEGGYITYMRTDSTNLSKEAVETLREFIGSEYGESYLPAAPIIYGSKEGAQEAHEAIRPSSVDVKVDDLQGMEADAHKLYNLIWNQFVSCQMTPAQYDSTTLSVKADEFTLKAKGRILKFDGWTRVQRPMGKNEDQLLPAVQLGDKLKLEQLDPKQHFTKPPARFTEAALVKELEKKGIGRPSTYASIISTIQDRGYVRVESRRFYAEKMGEIVTDRLNQSFDDLMDYDFTARMEGNLDKIAEGSKDWKEVLNAFFQDFTDDIAKAELDESEGGMSPNNIVETDIKCPTCDRNMGIRTASTGVFLGCSGYALPPKERCKKTINLGNEEGIINVLEEDVETAALRAKKRCPKCETAMDPYLIDQDRKLHVCGNNPNCDGYIVEKGEFQLKGYDGPIVECDKCGSDMELKNGRFGKYMDCTSETCKNTRKILRNGDVAPPKEDPVHLPELECEKSDAYFVLRDGASGLFLAASTFPKSRETRAPLVEELVRFKDRLSPKFVYLTEAPTHDPDGKPAVIRFSRKTKENYVRTETDGKPSGWTALYLDGKWAVTDKRKKPKAEKES